From Variimorphobacter saccharofermentans, one genomic window encodes:
- a CDS encoding PLP-dependent cysteine synthase family protein, which yields MKENYMNYMGNTPMVKLTRMVPQSKANIYIKLEGCNPGGSKKARVSYQMILDAEKNGLLKPGTRASLIEPTGGNTGLGLTLMAINRGYDITLVIPDNYSKQNINLLRGYGARVLLSDSTTGSDSHIRLVKEIVSENKNYIWLDQLSNPSNPMAHYNFTGKEILDQVKHIDYFISAVGSGGTITGAGKRLKEANDKTIVVAMQPQGCDILNGVSVPHKIQGASIGLVSSVFDTKIVDQCINVSYSEAVNTARDLVKKEGLYLGISSCANVAVSLKLAETIGEGKTIVVESADFGYQYEDFYKEVFHGTNSASL from the coding sequence ATGAAAGAAAACTATATGAATTATATGGGGAATACCCCAATGGTTAAGCTCACCAGAATGGTTCCCCAATCAAAAGCGAACATTTACATAAAGCTAGAAGGCTGTAATCCCGGAGGCAGTAAAAAAGCCAGAGTGTCCTATCAGATGATATTAGACGCCGAGAAAAACGGATTACTGAAACCGGGTACTAGAGCATCATTAATCGAACCCACCGGTGGAAATACCGGACTGGGATTAACATTAATGGCAATCAATAGAGGTTATGATATTACTTTGGTCATACCCGATAATTATAGTAAGCAAAATATTAATTTGCTAAGAGGTTATGGTGCCAGGGTTTTACTATCCGACAGCACAACAGGAAGCGACTCACATATTAGGCTCGTTAAAGAGATCGTATCTGAAAATAAAAACTATATCTGGCTAGATCAATTATCAAATCCCTCAAATCCCATGGCCCATTATAATTTTACCGGGAAAGAGATTCTAGATCAGGTTAAACATATTGATTACTTCATTTCTGCTGTCGGCAGTGGGGGTACTATAACTGGTGCAGGCAAACGACTAAAAGAGGCCAATGATAAAACAATTGTCGTGGCAATGCAGCCACAAGGATGTGATATATTGAATGGTGTTTCCGTTCCTCACAAAATCCAAGGTGCTTCCATCGGCTTGGTTTCTTCTGTTTTTGATACGAAAATCGTTGATCAATGCATTAATGTCAGTTATAGTGAAGCAGTTAATACTGCAAGGGATCTGGTCAAAAAAGAGGGATTATATTTAGGAATATCGTCTTGTGCTAATGTAGCTGTTTCATTGAAATTAGCAGAAACAATTGGCGAAGGTAAAACTATCGTAGTGGAATCTGCTGATTTTGGATATCAATACGAAGATTTTTATAAAGAAGTGTTTCACGGGACGAACTCTGCATCTCTATAA
- a CDS encoding LysE family translocator — protein MLQMLLYGIGIMYTPGPVNIMGLTLGLNKKFRKSIGFFTGVGIAMFILFFVCGYSGEKLIKKEYLLYTSILGGLYIFYLAIKIFKEDVTIEEQMKKNTLTLRDGFLMQIINPKAILAALPIATINFPANNINGINILIMSIVFGLLVIGAPSMYCLVGQFFSDLIKQKKILLIFNKLMGVLLLYVSISIFKDHVFDVLMGKSPY, from the coding sequence ATGCTACAGATGTTATTATACGGTATTGGAATCATGTACACACCGGGGCCGGTGAATATCATGGGCCTAACATTGGGTCTAAATAAAAAATTTAGGAAATCAATCGGCTTTTTTACCGGAGTGGGAATCGCCATGTTTATATTATTTTTCGTCTGCGGCTACTCAGGGGAAAAACTCATAAAAAAAGAATACCTGCTTTATACCAGTATTCTTGGAGGGCTATATATCTTCTATCTTGCAATCAAAATCTTTAAAGAAGATGTCACAATAGAAGAACAAATGAAGAAAAACACATTAACGTTGCGTGATGGATTTCTTATGCAAATCATTAATCCAAAGGCTATATTAGCTGCCTTACCAATAGCAACCATTAATTTTCCTGCTAATAATATTAATGGCATCAATATTTTGATCATGTCCATAGTATTTGGATTATTGGTAATCGGTGCGCCCTCAATGTATTGCTTGGTTGGACAATTCTTCAGTGATTTAATTAAGCAGAAAAAAATCTTATTAATATTTAATAAGCTAATGGGAGTCCTATTGCTCTACGTATCCATCAGTATTTTCAAAGATCATGTATTCGATGTCCTTATGGGAAAAAGCCCTTATTAA
- a CDS encoding GNAT family N-acetyltransferase, whose amino-acid sequence MNTTIKTIEDLSLNAWPSHQMELYDGWILRFSHFYTHRTNSVEQFGTSTLSWREKIPYCEAAYKRWGTPVIFKISPLVSKDFDYILENRNYEIQHTTNVMVLDLADAVMDASMEEVTISYHIDRTWVDSLLDLKGTTNAIHRTIVPTMYNAIAKDTICVSIIREGTIIGTGLGILDRDYVGVYAIHVREDYRKKGLARSLCTCILKEGMKKGATKAYLQVVDGNDPAFRLYQSLGFQNFYTYWFRVRNE is encoded by the coding sequence ATGAATACGACGATTAAAACAATTGAAGATTTATCACTGAATGCATGGCCATCCCATCAAATGGAGCTTTATGATGGATGGATCTTAAGATTTTCTCATTTTTATACTCACAGAACGAATAGTGTGGAACAGTTTGGTACCTCGACCTTATCTTGGCGTGAAAAGATCCCGTACTGTGAAGCCGCATATAAGCGATGGGGGACACCGGTCATCTTTAAAATCAGTCCTTTGGTATCAAAGGATTTTGACTATATACTGGAAAATCGCAATTATGAAATACAGCATACAACCAATGTCATGGTATTGGACCTGGCTGATGCAGTTATGGATGCTTCGATGGAGGAAGTAACAATCAGTTATCACATTGACCGGACCTGGGTTGACAGTTTACTGGATTTAAAAGGTACAACAAATGCGATACATAGAACCATTGTACCTACTATGTATAACGCTATAGCCAAGGATACCATCTGTGTATCTATTATAAGAGAGGGCACTATCATAGGAACAGGTCTTGGAATTCTTGATCGGGATTATGTTGGAGTATATGCCATTCACGTAAGAGAAGATTACCGTAAGAAAGGTCTGGCACGTTCCCTGTGTACCTGTATTCTAAAAGAGGGTATGAAGAAGGGTGCTACAAAGGCTTATTTACAGGTGGTGGATGGGAATGATCCGGCTTTCCGATTGTACCAGTCGCTGGGCTTTCAGAATTTCTATACCTACTGGTTTCGTGTAAGAAATGAATAG
- a CDS encoding serine O-acetyltransferase, whose amino-acid sequence MQKKLHQDDIQYQIYLKISKVLNQFISYKDYIDLNLSTPRAKYLETQIIHKLYSDLLSFVERDPASNGSANIILQAYKSFEAVVYYRIANEIRYCNDLTYESRHRLARKISEYAKYQTGIEINPGAKIGNGFVIDHGTGTVIGETTEIGNNCYILQGVILGARGIANNPKGKRHPGIGNNVEIGAFSRVLGPVNIGNNVMIAPCAVVLNDIPSNQKVIIKNQIQLIKNNNIFSNINVYALVPKEDSVFVIYGENLENSHIIAVDEYYIPIENLKISIQIRTNKYLAFKIEYQRSSDMEIGNSINLQIMIDENESIYLINNPFLNSIYTNYTNVQYVQNN is encoded by the coding sequence AAAGTGTTAAATCAATTTATATCCTATAAAGATTATATAGATTTGAATTTATCAACTCCTCGGGCAAAATATCTAGAAACTCAAATTATTCATAAATTATATTCAGACCTCTTATCCTTTGTAGAAAGAGATCCTGCATCTAACGGTTCTGCGAATATTATTCTGCAAGCATATAAATCCTTCGAAGCAGTTGTTTACTATCGTATCGCAAACGAAATTAGATATTGTAACGACTTAACCTATGAATCACGTCATAGATTGGCCAGAAAAATATCCGAGTATGCGAAGTACCAAACAGGAATTGAAATAAATCCAGGTGCAAAAATCGGGAATGGTTTTGTAATTGATCATGGTACAGGAACCGTTATCGGCGAGACGACTGAGATAGGAAATAACTGTTATATACTTCAAGGAGTGATTCTAGGAGCCAGAGGAATCGCAAATAATCCAAAAGGAAAGCGTCATCCCGGTATCGGAAATAACGTTGAAATAGGCGCATTTAGCAGAGTGTTAGGCCCAGTGAACATTGGTAATAATGTGATGATTGCCCCCTGTGCCGTCGTGTTAAATGATATTCCCAGCAATCAAAAAGTAATAATCAAAAATCAAATTCAACTGATAAAGAATAACAATATATTCAGTAATATTAATGTTTACGCTCTAGTTCCAAAAGAGGATTCTGTATTTGTTATATATGGAGAAAACTTAGAGAATTCCCATATCATTGCTGTGGATGAGTATTACATACCCATTGAGAATCTCAAAATATCTATTCAAATACGTACTAATAAATACTTGGCTTTTAAAATCGAGTACCAAAGAAGCTCTGATATGGAAATCGGAAATAGTATCAATCTACAAATAATGATTGATGAAAACGAGAGTATCTATTTAATCAACAATCCTTTTCTAAATAGCATTTACACTAATTACACGAATGTTCAATATGTACAGAATAACTAA